The DNA region CGTCCGAGCAGACCCTCGCCCTCAACCTCCTGGGGTTTTCCGTCTCGATCCAGACCACGCATCACCACATGTCCAGGTCGATGGATCTCCCACCAGTAGTCCGGCACCGAGAGACATCCCTCTTCATAGACCCATTCGCCGTCGGCAACGACCAGTTCAGGGTTGATAAAGACTTCGGGGCCATCGCCAGCGTCGTAGACGAACAGACGCTTACCCACGCCAACCTGGGGACCGGCGAGACCGACCCCTGGCGCATCGTACATCGTCTCAAACATGTCGTCGATCAACCGTTGCAGGGCAGCGTCGAAGGTTTCAATTTCAGTCGACCGGCTTGCGAGAACCTGGTCACCAATAGTTCGGATAGCGAGGATTGCCACGGGTTCTAGGCTAGTAGGCAGCGAAGTCGATCGCCAACATCGCTCATCAATGTCAACCGTTAGGCCCATCAACCCCAAGGAGTCATCAATGGAACCCATCGGACCACGCAACTCACTGCAGGAGCCGCGCTTCTCGAACTCGACCACCTTTGCTCGTCTCCCCACCTTGGCCGAGGTGGGCACTGCTAGCATCGCGCTCGTTGGCGCTCCCTTCGATGCTGGCGTCTCCTATCGGCCCGGCGCTCGCTTTGGCCCACTCGCGATCCGCACCGGCTCACAGCTGTTGCGCCCCTACGATCCAGCGATGGATCTCTTCCCCTTTGGCAAGGTCCAGGTGGCCGATGCCGGCGACATGGGGATCAACCCCTTCTCTATCGACGAGGCGATCGCGACCATCGAAGCACGTGCTGGGGAACTCCAGACCCACGTTGATCGCCTTGTTACCCTCGGCGGTGACCACACGATCGCCCTTCCCCTGTTACGAGCGGTCACGAAACGACAC from Ferrimicrobium sp. includes:
- a CDS encoding arginase family protein — its product is MEPIGPRNSLQEPRFSNSTTFARLPTLAEVGTASIALVGAPFDAGVSYRPGARFGPLAIRTGSQLLRPYDPAMDLFPFGKVQVADAGDMGINPFSIDEAIATIEARAGELQTHVDRLVTLGGDHTIALPLLRAVTKRHGPVALIHFDAHLDTWDTYFGAPYTHGTPFRRAFEEQLLLQDRSFHVGTRGPLYGAGDLDD
- the def gene encoding peptide deformylase; amino-acid sequence: MAILAIRTIGDQVLASRSTEIETFDAALQRLIDDMFETMYDAPGVGLAGPQVGVGKRLFVYDAGDGPEVFINPELVVADGEWVYEEGCLSVPDYWWEIHRPGHVVMRGLDRDGKPQEVEGEGLLGRVLQHEYDHLEGKLLITRLTDEERKAFHRTMREKLIDS